A genomic window from Gossypium hirsutum isolate 1008001.06 chromosome D10, Gossypium_hirsutum_v2.1, whole genome shotgun sequence includes:
- the LOC107914610 gene encoding F-box/kelch-repeat protein At3g23880 gives MPETRVEVPEMVMLEILSKLPVKSLTRFRCVCKPWCSSFQTPHFITKHHQNNLHNNNLNLLLKRCQGNTRDDIYYFSQLSIEKGQNFSAQHNIHLPFFEDCWYAPVVSGPCNGLLCLHDADKVALWNPSTREFKTLPQSTVQRPPSVDSTSFDCFGIGFDSQSGDYKVVNFVSNCFEENEDEGLMGDWNDQVELYSLKTDSWKEISVPGVQPYGSPLFNNYVNGFYYWRAIGYSDDLILSFDMVNEKFSTLPLPEFGGSLAEYYLELLDFNGLLGAIVYPRGGTDKSFDLWVMNGSWTKQFSIESLLGVERPLGFWKNGELFLESSDHELVFFDPSTRELKNLGIHAYQEKMQIIAYVESLVPINGRSELKELIIRLPAGDASN, from the coding sequence ATGCCCGAAACTAGAGTTGAGGTACCAGAAATGGTGATGTTGGAGATTCTGTCAAAGCTTCCAGTTAAATCCTTGACACGTTTCAGGTGCGTATGTAAGCCTTGGTGTTCATCTTTTCAAACCCCTCATTTCATTACCAAACATCATCAAAACAACCTCCACAACAACAACCTTAATCTCCTCCTCAAACGTTGTCAGGGTAACACCCGTGATGACATCTACTATTTCTCTCAACTTTCAATTGAGAAAGGCCAAAACTTTTCGGCACAACACAACATCCACTTACCCTTTTTCGAGGATTGTTGGTATGCTCCTGTGGTTTCAGGTCCTTGTAATGGATTATTGTGTTTACATGATGCTGATAAGGTAGCCCTTTGGAACCCATCAACCAGAGAGTTTAAAACTCTCCCTCAATCCACAGTCCAACGCCCTCCTTCAGTAGATTCCACTAGTTTTGATTGCTTCGGTATTGGGTTTGATTCTCAAAGTGGTGACTACAAAGTGGTAAATTTTGTTAGTAATTGTTTTGAAGAGAATGAAGATGAAGGGTTAATGGGTGATTGGAACGACCAAGTTGAGCTATATTCACTTAAAACCGATTCATGGAAGGAGATTTCAGTTCCTGGGGTTCAACCTTATGGATCTCCTTTGTTTAATAATTACGTAAATGGGTTTTATTATTGGCGGGCAATTGGGTACTCTGATGACCTTATTCTCTCATTTGATATGGTCAATGAAAAGTTTTCAACTTTACCATTGCCTGAATTTGGTGGGTCTTTAGCTGAATACTATTTGGAACTTTTGGACTTCAATGGACTGCTTGGTGCTATTGTTTACCCAAGGGGAGGGACTGACAAATCTTTTGATTTATGGGTTATGAATGGATCATGGACTAAACAATTCAGTATTGAATCTCTTCTTGGAGTTGAGAGGCCTTTGGGGTTTTGGAAAAATGGTGAATTGTTTCTCGAGAGCTCGGATCATGAACTCGTGTTTTTTGACCCCTCCACACGAGAGCTTAAAAATCTTGGTATCCATGCTTATCAGGAAAAGATGCAGATCATTGCTTATGTTGAGAGCTTAGTTCCAATCAATGGAAGATCCGAGCTCAAGGAACTTATAATACGACTGCCGGCTGGAGACGCATCAAATTGA